One segment of Sinorhizobium sp. BG8 DNA contains the following:
- a CDS encoding chemotaxis protein CheW translates to MNTAIRRHDVENLWNGEDELSVLTFNLNGETFAIEAKFVQEILDLLPETHVPGSKPFVASVINFRGKVIPLADIRLAFGMEATKTTIDSRIVVIEMDLDGEETLIGIRTDKVYEVTSLPRVASEAPPSVGMRWRADYINCLVKRGGEFIILPNLKAIFSSQRDRSQTAPSN, encoded by the coding sequence ATGAACACGGCAATTCGCAGACACGACGTCGAAAACCTCTGGAACGGAGAGGACGAGCTCTCCGTACTCACCTTCAACCTCAACGGCGAGACCTTCGCCATCGAGGCGAAATTCGTGCAGGAAATACTGGATCTCCTGCCGGAAACGCACGTCCCGGGCAGCAAGCCCTTCGTTGCGAGCGTGATCAACTTCCGCGGCAAGGTCATACCGCTCGCGGATATTCGCCTGGCCTTCGGCATGGAGGCGACCAAGACCACGATCGACAGCCGCATCGTCGTCATCGAGATGGATCTGGACGGCGAGGAGACGCTGATCGGCATCCGCACCGACAAGGTCTACGAGGTCACTTCACTTCCAAGGGTTGCCAGCGAGGCGCCACCGAGCGTCGGCATGCGCTGGCGGGCCGACTACATCAATTGCCTCGTCAAGCGCGGGGGCGAGTTCATTATCCTACCGAACCTCAAAGCCATTTTTTCGTCGCAACGCGATCGCTCGCAAACCGCCCCTTCGAACTAG